One genomic segment of Thalassospiraceae bacterium LMO-SO8 includes these proteins:
- a CDS encoding metalloregulator ArsR/SmtB family transcription factor, whose amino-acid sequence MISALSLDATFAALADPTRRAIIQRLASGEASVAELAEPFAMSQPAVSKHLRVLENAGLISRRRDAQRRPCRLEAIPLAEAVDWLETYREFWEARFQRLDTLLAELRAPADNENTPKDDDK is encoded by the coding sequence ATGATCTCGGCACTCTCTCTCGACGCCACCTTCGCCGCCCTTGCCGATCCAACCCGGCGGGCCATCATCCAGCGTCTGGCTTCGGGCGAGGCCTCTGTCGCCGAACTGGCCGAACCCTTCGCCATGAGCCAGCCGGCCGTGTCCAAGCATCTGCGGGTGCTGGAGAACGCAGGGCTGATTTCCCGCCGCCGCGACGCCCAGCGCCGGCCCTGCCGGCTCGAGGCCATCCCCCTGGCCGAGGCCGTCGACTGGCTGGAAACCTACCGCGAATTCTGGGAGGCCCGGTTCCAGCGCCTCGACACCCTGCTCGCCGAATTGCGCGCTCCCGCCGACAACGAGAACACGCCCAAGGACGACGACAAATGA